In the Candidatus Omnitrophota bacterium genome, one interval contains:
- the rpsL gene encoding 30S ribosomal protein S12, whose product MPTIQQLIRTSRSHKIKKSKAPALDSCPQKRGVCLQVRTMTPKKPNSALRKIARVRLSNRVEVTSYIPGEGHNLQEHSIVLVRGGRVKDLPGVRYHIVRGTLDTSGVDKRKKSRSKYGAKRGK is encoded by the coding sequence ATGCCGACGATACAACAGCTCATCAGAACGAGCCGAAGCCACAAAATCAAGAAGAGTAAAGCGCCTGCGCTGGACAGCTGCCCGCAGAAAAGAGGGGTCTGTCTTCAGGTGCGGACGATGACGCCGAAAAAACCGAATTCGGCGCTCCGGAAAATCGCGCGCGTCCGTTTGTCGAACCGCGTGGAAGTCACGTCTTACATCCCTGGTGAAGGGCACAACCTCCAGGAGCACTCGATCGTCTTGGTCCGTGGAGGGCGTGTCAAAGATTTGCCAGGTGTCCGCTACCACATTGTCCGTGGCACCCTGGACACCTCCGGCGTGGATAAACGCAAGA